The genome window ACCAATTGAACAAGTTCAACCACTGGGACCTTCcagtttaataaaaaataatttaaaatattaaataagaattaaatataatagATATTTAGTAGAAATATGAATTTTGCTTAATAGTATAGTATAGATTCAAAGggtgcataaaataaatttaaaaattaagtttgaaaccagtttaaatgttttttactTGTACAACTggtttttgtttgaattatttagtAAAAAGTCCATTGAACTTTAAATAGAACaagtattagattaaatttttcgaattatttagttaaaaacacttgaagattaaattttaaaaattcatatggTACAAGGACTGAAGGCAAGATTGATATCactaaaataatagaaagatcAAAAGCTCAGCCGAGTCCATTAAAAGTTGGATAAAGCAAGGTGACACCAAAGGTAAATTATTGCCCTTATAGCTAagttattaaaacattaaagtggtcaaatcttaaattaactttgtgtctaaatttaaattagtgggttaattttaaatgaaatccTTTTTAAATTCAGATTTCGTTATGccatttatttaagttagatcagattattattaattttcaaattaattgcACATTGATTTGTAATAATTGcatattaatttgtaaatttttgtgTGATCCTATGGCAAGTTTGCATCTTTTTTGTAGTGATTAAATATTTGTGTGACATTATTTTGTTTAGATGAATCgtaatcaagatcaaaatgtAATTGTTGGAGTCGTGGCTTCAGTTTTAGCTTTTGGGgctctttggattaaaaaattaaaaattaggaaGGAAATTGCTTCTCACCCTCGTGTGAATCGAGattttgaaagagaaaattatattaatagtattttatatagtggtgaCCAGCATTGTATTGATGTGATAAGGATGAGACGGATTgtcttttttaatttgtgtgaTATTCTTAATAGGAATAATTTGTTATAATAAACTAAATCGGTGAATATTACGgatgtaatacccctaacccacATCTGTTCccggaatagggttatagagtagtaccaatcaaacaaacataatttcaaccatttcatatcatataatattcaagtaaaaaataatgaaactcatacatattgtccctttttcgagccctcgaggcccaatatatgtgttagaaacaagtcgggactaattCAGAAACTcaggaatttttttttaaagtattaaaataatcatcctaggtgtttaaccaatgtaccctcataggtaccacaattatatcacCAAAACCTATCAATAAAACATCGCTCAAATCCAATTTATAAACATgccaaattcaatctattttgtctatttcatgttcattcaaacattaacttaaacatGTCATAATATGACTTCAAACATAAACTcatatttatatgcatataccaaactaatattaaacttataacctcatttacaatcaattcacaaaataattattatttaaacacTCTAGGTACATGTCGACACAAAGATagacatcaccacatttgagtaCTGTTGAGTAAAACTcaagtggtatttctataatttgaatatttaaaggtaagaaattaCAAATACACGATTGAAATAttaacacatattaatatttaattattacaacaaccatatcatatttcatttgtttcacaaatatttcaattctcatacttgctatataaatagtttttcactatttatttcacatttcattatacaattgcattatccattccataatcatttcatgagtatataactcatatattccatatatttgcaacatatttcacattttattttcaattcactatttcacttccatttcgcataccatgccatttcaatatcaatcataaaactttattattcatttacccctattaacacaactcgaactcggacggatacacggatccaaccaaacacaccagtttggcacccagtgcttcatcggataattcgaaataataaattgacacccagtgtcttaTCGGCTAAAccaaagtaaattggcaccAGTGCCTCATTGAATTAATCcaaagtagtaaattgacatccagtgtctcatcgactcgaagtcgaaaaaatccctgaactcttccaatcctatggtatgccatctatatctgactcagcccgatacagttaatagggtttaatttcacattttagatataatcaatatccaatattgacttttcatataatcacataattacacatatattcttttcaattcaaaaatcaatccattcaatgtatatatatatctaccaattcaattcattcaatcaattatcaaaatattaattacttacctcaacacttaccatatacattaaatacaaattaaaacaattaataactagcttcaaattatagaaatacaaatcagAAATTTCAAGCTATTCCTCCTCGACTTTatcttcccctttttagtcgaggattccggtacgtcgttagctacggaattaaaacaattaaaattcatcaatacaacacaacacaattcaatttcatattgaatattttaatttttactcaatatttttctaaatttcaatttagtccctaaaccaagactaactttatttctttacaattaattctatattttcacacaaatttcactttaaactaaatttaactctctaatttcacttaatccctaaattttgaaattttcacaatttagtctctattactcaaaatttacaattttattctacaattcaaccattttcatttctaatttaaaatctactagtttaatccctaatactaaaattattcaacaaagacatcacttaaaaacttaataagttctaaaattttgacatgggttgggtagtatttaatatcgggatttcaaaaacataaaaattacaaaaaaaggactaaattgactaaccaattgagctttgaacAATTGAAACCCTAGCTTTCTCCTTTCTCCtttctccttctttctttcctttttctttctgtttcatttcattttgtttctttttctatttcttttcttttattttgttttattatacattaatttattatataatataatatatatacttaatacttaaggaatttattttataatatatataataaattcacaaatatctTACTTATGCCACCTCATTTAATGCCAATGGCATAATTtcttctttagtccctttaatttttctttaatctataatttaacttttatcctatatacaatttagtccttttacctaattactcttaattcatgcaaattcacctaaccaaaacctaacTAACCACataactaacttcgtaaatattaattagtaaatatttaCGAGCCTAATTTATAGTAACAGAATTTTGgaaatatatttttcgacacctgtgactatcgggtcgttaTAAGGGAGCAAtgagttatatttttacatataattggttataatgtaaggtttcgagtgattggatcgagatattatagatcaattGAGACAATTCACCGTTACCTTAGGGTTGTATTGAGagctattttaaaattgtataaactagttattagattacttgatgagtcaactcctagtgaaatcagaaacaatccaaggttttatctttattttaaagattgtattggaGTATTAGATGGAACTCATGTTCGTACATCCGTTCCACTTAGCATTCAAGGAAGATTTCATAGCCATAAGGGGGACGACACAAAATGTATTTGCTGCCAttacatttgttttgaaattttcctatgtTCTAGCTGGTTGGGAAGGTAGTGCACATGATTCTCATATATTTAAGTGATGCACTTTCATGCCCAATGTAAGAGCTCATTTTTGCCTGGGCCCATACCAGCAAAACAGacccaaataataaaaactcaaatataaACCAAGCAAAACTTATAACAGCCCATAATAAATTAAACCCAAATACATTACCCAAGCCCAAACCCAGTTACAATAGGGCCCAATGACCAAGCAGTTCCTACAAACCCTAAAGCCCAAACCAACCAAAACCTGAATCAACCCAAGGCTGAGAAAACAAGAAACCCCAGGGTTTCGGGAGATCCCAGCGCCGCAGCCAGGATTTTCTCAaatcccgagatcatttaaaacttgagtttgggaaagattcgtgtatttagatatATCGtggaaatcgaaacccagtaagttagggtacgattttatcaaatctaaacacgaaatattatttattcaaaacaaatttgttatattgaataaaatgaaatacgaAAATCGTAGTAAAAAATGCGAAAGCCAATTACATTGTTGATATACATGATAAAATCATAATGcactaaaagtaataaaatgatacaagcaataacaacaatataaaataaatgaaagtcaTACTTacaatcatataaaataacaatatataaacaaataaattaaaacattcattcaaaataataaagaaaatgaaataaataagtaataaacataattaaatgtAAAGAGATATACATGTggattataaaataacataaaataatatataatatacatattttaatatataaatatatatatatatataaagacaCGTATATAAAATTGagtatttgtatatattaaataagttagaaatatatatatacatatatgtataaaatacaattatataataataataatataataaaacacatatctaaaatttacataagtaaatataaataaaacctaacaataataacaaaaatattaacgaatataaaaataataatagtaaagacaataataataataataataataataaattgaccagatgtggactaaatcgaaataaaaatgaaagtattgggcaaaatcaaaataaaaaaacgaaaaggattaaatcgtgaTGCGCGCCGAAAGAGGGGGATCGAAACTGCAAATACCCCAAAGCCCCAAAACGCGCGCTTTGAtggggactaaaatgaaacaaaagtaaaattacgggctaaattaaaataatgaaaatagcGAAGAGGGTCAATTGCAACGTGCTTCAAAATCGAAGGACTACGCGCAAATATCCCATTTGCGAGAAAATGCGGATCCTCCCCGGTCGGGTCACCGCAGCGGGTTGAAGAGGGCCTAAACGGTGCCgttctattttaatataaaagtaaaaaaacccaaaaccatcgattttcattttttacaaaaaaaaaagagaggagagAGATGCTCTCCCCGCCACGATCCGGCTTGGGCATCCGTGAGCCTCCTCAGTAGCGCCACCGTGTGTGGCGACCGGAGGCTCAAAATCGGACCTTTTGGTCCCTTTGTAGCCCACTACTTAGGCCAGAATATGAGGTCAAACTCGTCAAAAGGATACCAAAACTCAAAACGAGCCGACACCCTTCGACTTCTCCCTCCGACGTGGTGCGGGAAAAAAGGtactcccttttcttttctttttaaatgttttctttatttgctggtgtagagagaaaataaaaaataaaaacaaataaaaaaagggaaatcaGAAATAAGAGAAACGCAAGTCaccttcaaactttttttttatttctaaaagtgCTTTTTTGTTTACAAGACGATGAAACGGAAAAAAAAGTCCAACCCCTTTACCATGGGGACACTCGACTTTTATAGCCCGAAAATTACATACTATTTGctattatttctctttttctctcgttGTTTGTTGTTCTTTGGTGTGATGCAAGTGGACGTAGCGTGATGAACGTCCGGCGGCGTCAGAACGCCAAAGGTCAAAAGGCTAAGGAGGAGGGCGGCGCCTAAGGTTTCAGTCTCTGAAACCCTAGTCTGACTTTGACACTTGGGCTTGGGACTATTGGGCTAAATTGGGTTGTTGATTTGGGCTTTGGTAGGTTTAGGGTTAATTGGGCTTTAATTTAGGTCTGtttaattttgggtcattagGTTTGAATTGGGCCTGGGTTTGTATTGGGCCATTCGGGTTTGGGTTGATGGGTAAGGTTTAGGTGGTTTTGGGTATTGGGTAATGGGCCTCGGTTAAGTTTAGGAGAGTTAATTGATTTTGGGTTCTTGGGCCCGGGTCTGGGCAAAATTGGGTTGTACAGCTgtccctctttgctcgttgtcgtgtaacgagaacagagcaaagactaaaaaagaccaattttgcccggtctcgccgagtcttgacttctttgATGATTCTCCTCTTCAAGTAGCTTTATTCCAGTCTACTGTGTCTTGTCGCTTCAATCCATTCCACTGCACTTCAACAAGATccgacttgtagcttcaatcttctttgcAGCAACTTTTGGGGTATAGGCATTGGCACTTCGACCCACTCCGCAACGTcggggagatagaattactggcttcaatctgctccgctgtaatctcagggagataaaatttgaaattcttcggtctgttccactgtaacctcaaggAAATAAGACCTGacgcgatctactctgctgtaacttcatagagataagatcctttaatccgctccactgtaatctcagggaaataggattactatctttgatctgctccgctgtaatctcagggagataagatctgcactTCTtcggtctgctccactgtaatctcagggaaataagacctgacgcgatctactctgctgtaacttcagagaggtAAGAtcctttaatccgctccactgtaatctcagggagataggattactatctttgatctgctccgctgtaatctcagggagataagatctgcacttcttcagtctgctccaccgTAATatcagggaaataagacctgTCGCGATCTACTCTgttgtaacttcagagagataagatcctttaatccgctccactgtaatctcagggagatatgattactatctttgatctgctccgctgtaatctcagggagataagatctgcactTCTtcggtctgctccactgtaatctcagggaaataagacctgtataatgaacctaattatgcctaatgattaggatgacatgatcaaaatgacACAAATGCTCCTatctagacatgtgtgaatggtgtttgcatgaatgcagaattttatttttcgtgaaTGATCtcgcttaggttatcattacttgaagtttattaaggcATTGTCACTGAAATGTTACAACACCTTCCTTCTCGACTGGCgctttctgaagaaacatttagccaggctATCCCCACCGTAAACCTCAAAGTTATATCTATTGGGACgccaaaatttgtaccatcattctctcACAGTAATCTAAGGAcagaaatatgtggcttttcctcCTACCTCTTTTATCATAATTCGGGGATATAGGATCTGAACCATTCTGGTCTCCtacaccattctcagggtgtcatgccaaagacttatgcgcaaatgaaggctctcttctctgaggtaacctcttccttaCCACTTGGTGgttattgcttgcttgttcattgaagcctTGTCACCTAACACGACATTTGTCATTTTGTTTTATCCACATTTGGACAACAAAGTTTAAAAGGATAGTCCTGATTTAGACTTTTTCCTTTTAGACACTTCAAATCTGATGTGTTCTAAACAacagtcctgtttcaggttccctcattatttagaaatttctagagtaatatgcaaagcTCATTTTGCTTGAACattcagtccattaatcgttattccaaatgtttttgaaaaaatattatcacaATGGACAAACAAAATGCTATTGAGAACAAAtctcgaaatgaataagttaacaaattttcctaagataagatgaaaaataagcaaaatgaaattttattggggAACAAAGCTTGAAATGATTACATCAATCAAGACAACAAATTTTGCCAAGATTCAAAATATAAGATGCCaacaggtgccccagatatcgcagcacGAGCTTCCCtgtataagttttttttttaccatttaatatgtgtttagggAATCTACAGTATTTTGTCGataccccaagatgtcgcctaccctttcttgTGATTCAGGTATAGCGAGACCACCACATGCCCCAGATTTTTGATCAAAAATTAAGTTGTTCCGTTCACCTCATGCctcatcaaaatttgagccacctttttcaggttttcaactcaaatcccctttggtctcaaggcgcctttttacgagttttcaccttggcctctcctttttttttctttttagaccccttttttcaagtgaaatatttcttgactgagtctGAGTTCACAGGATTGGCAggcttttaccatccatctcgctcaagaTTAAAGCTCCTCCTGAAAATGCCTTTTTTACCACATAtggaccttcccaatttggcatccattttcctctaaaatccttttgtagaggaagaatctttttcaacaccaagtccccctcgtaaaattctctgggacgaacttttttgttataggctcgcataaTTCGTTTCTGATACATCTGACCATGACGAATAGATTTTAATCTCTTTTCTTCTACCAAGTTCAGCTGGTCATATCGAGATTGAATCCACTCAGCCTCATCCAACTTTAGTTCAGCTAATactcggagagaaggaatttcaacttcTAGAGGTAAGATTGCCTCCATCCCATAGACTAAAGAAAATGGCGTTGCCCCCGCAGAAGTCCTAACAGAGGTACGATATGCCAGAAGGGCAAAAGGTAATTTCTCGTGCCGCCTTTTGTAGGTTTCATCATTTTcctacaattttcttgatatttttgttagtCGCTTCCAcggcaccattcatttttgacGAGACGGTGATTTAATTGTGGTGTCGATCTTGAACCGACTACAAACTTTCACTATTGAGTTGTTGTTCAAGTTCGAGGCATTATCGGATATGATCCTTTCGTGCATCCTCAgacgacatatgatctcttttttcgAAATTTGTTAATCacgacttcgtgacatttgcatatgaagcagcctccacccatttagtgaagtaatcaataaccacaaagataaaacaatgcccattagaagccttcggagATATTGGCCCGATAACATCCattccccacatggagaaaggccatggagaaaccataacatgaagaggtgactGTGGTGCGTGCATTTTGTCACCAtagatttgacatttatggcactttttggcataattaatgcaatccccttccatggtggaccagtagTACCCAAACCTCATAATTTGTCTGGCCATCGTGAATCCATTGGCATGCGTTCCACAGATACCTTCATGcacttcttccaaaatttccTTAGCTTCGACAGCGTCCACACATCTCAACAATACttgatcttttcctcttttatacAAGATATCCCCATCTAGGACATAATCAATGGCTAATCTCCTCAATGTCTTCTTATCATTTTCCGTCGCATGGTCAGGGTACTCACGACTCTTCACATATCGCAATATGTCATGGTACCAGGGGTGATCATCCTTTTCTCCTTCATTGTCAATATTCCAACAATGGGCTGGAGCCTCATAAATGCTGATCTGGATAGGCTTCATATCCTCTAGCCTGTTCACTTTGAACATAGAAGCTAGGGTAGCCAAAGCATCTGCCATCTGATTCTCATATCGTGGGAGATAACTAAAGGTGACACTATCAAATTCCTCAATCAATTCCATAACCAATTTTCGATAGCGGACTAACTTGGGGTCTCTtgtttcccattcccctttgaGCTGGTAAATTACTAATGCAGAGTCCCCGTAAATCTCTAACACCTTAATTTTCTGCTCTATGGCTACTCGGATGCCCataatgcaagcttcatactcagccatgttatttgtacaatcaaaatccaatttgctaGTGAAAGGGTAATGATCTCCGCTAGGGGACACGAGTACTGCCCCGATTCCGTTGCCTATAGCGTTtgaagctccatcaaaatttagCTTCCAGGGACCACCTTCTTGGAAATCTTTTTCTATAGTtgcaacatacatcaaatcttcatttgggaaatcaaagttCAAGGGTTCATAATCCTCCAGCGCTCTACTTGCCAAGAAGTCCGCTATTGCACTTCCTTTTACAGCCTTCTGGTTCACAtagactatgtcaaattcagataggagaatttgccatcgggccattcttccattcaaagCGATTGATTCCATCAAGTATTTCAGAGGGTCTAATTTAGAAATTAACCAGGCtgtatggtacaacatgtactgtCTCAGTCTCCGAGTTGTCCAGATCAGGGCACAACATAGCTTCTCGATTGGCGAATATCTTGTTTCGCATTCGGTGaacttcttactgagatagtagaTTGCTCTTTGTTTTCGTCCTGTCTCATCATGTTGACCaagcacgcatcccatggaattttCAAATACTACCAAATACAGTATGAGCAATTTGTCTGGGCAAGGTGGCATCAGCAATGGGGCGTTGGACAAGTAATgtttaactttttcaaaatttttttggcactcctcatcccatacacctggattatgtttcttaaggagacggaatatggggtcacatttctcggttaATTGTGAAATAAACCGAGCGATGTAGTTCTGTCTTCCTAGAAAACCTCAAACCTCTTTTTGAGTACGCGGTGGAGGTAATTCTTGTATTGCTCTTACTTTGTCAAGATCAATCTCAATTCCTCTCTCACTGACCACGAACCCAAGCAATTTTCCTGATCTGACCCCAAATGTGCATTTTGCTGGATTTAACTTTAGCTGAAATTTTCTCAACctcataaataatttcttaaggaCTTGCACATGTTCCTCTTCCGTGTTAGATTTCGCaatcatgtcatcaacatagacttctaactccttatgcatcatatcatgaaacagTGTTACCATGGCCCTCTGATACGTTTCCCCTGCATTTTTCAAcccgaatggcatcactttatagcaaaagGTTCCCCATAGggttatgaatgtagttttcttcatatcctcaggatgcatcttaatttggttatatccagagaaaccatccatgaaagaaaacagtgAATGCCCTGCTGTGTTGTCTACCAAGGTGTCGATGTGTGGCAAGGGAAAGTTATCTTTTGGGCTAGCCTTATTTAAATCTCTATAgtctacacacattcgtaccttcccatctttcttagggacagAAACAATATTGGCCACCCACTCAGAGTATTTGACCACTTGCAGGAATCTAGCGTCGAATTACTTTTGtacttcctcttttatttttaatacaacatCTGGCCTCATTCTTCGGAGTTTTTGCTGAACTGGTTTGCAATCTTCCTTTTTAGGAAGTCGGTGAACTACAATGTCAGTATTTAGCCCCGGCATATCTTGATATGACCATGCAAAGACATCCTTGAATTCTCGAAGCAACTCAATGAGGTCTTGTTTTACTTCTTCAGTTATGCATGTGCCAATCTTCACCATCTTTCCCTCTTCTAGGGTTACCGTCTCTACTGTCTCCTTATGAGGTATGATTTGTTTCTCTTCCTGCTCttccatcctcaacaagtcaggAAATAGGTTGCAATCTATGTTATCTTCAAAATCTTGAGATTCCTCTAAACACACATCTTGATCAAAAGGATTTCCTAAGTCTATAGTAGAGttactcatgtcattgatatctcgAGACCTGTTATAAGTACCGAAAAATGTACAgggaatgtatgaatttaaggattcttatttaatatggtcatgaatgaatgaaagaatgatctGGAATGAAGGCATCCAAGATGACTATTCATgtgaaagaatgaaaagaattttaaaagaatatatactcaaaatgcgaaaatatatttcattgaaatcaCAATGTTCAAATATAAGCCCCTTTCATTTCACAAAAAGTTTCATTTTCTCTAGGCTTAGAACAATTagcatgttttgaatattactctgaaaaagctctaaaaacttcaggcatttcttctgcagtccaattgtttaaaaCACTCCCAGGTTCAACGGGATAGATGCCTGATGTACCTCTTTCTTCAGATTTTTCTTCAgatatggcattgatgttcAAGTTTCCTAGCATTTCCTCTGTGATCTCCCTTCTTGGAGTCCTCAGTCCAGAATACATGGTTCCTCCCGATACAAAGGTCATGGATATGTGGGGGAAAGCCATTGGTTCCTAATCAACTTCTTTTCCGTTCACACGCGCCTTCCTCCTCTCTTGTCTTTTCTCcaactcttttcttctttgcttaGCATTTggtttaaatcctaaaccaaaaCGGTCTTGCTTGTCCTTCAGCACTGGTGCCTCTATCCTTCCTTGAAGGCATCTTCCCAGTCCTCTTCCGAGTATAGCTCCTTTCCCAACTGTCATTTGTAGTCCTATCCTCGTGGCTCTAGATATGCTGGGCATCGGGATCTTCTTTCCCTCAATGACAGAGGTCGCATTTACGAACTCTAAGGATCGAAAGAAACATTCAACCGTCTCATCATCTGTTCCCAAATATGGCGCGTCACTGGTTACCGATGCAATGATGTCTTCCTCATCGTCAATCGTAATTAACCGGCCTTCTGTTACCAATTTCAACTTCTGGTGTAATGATGAAGGTACCGCTCCTGCTAAATGAATCCAGAGTCTTCCCAACAAGCAGTTATACGAAGGCTTGATATCCATCACTAAGAAATCCACCTCGTATGTATTTGGGCCAATCAAGAGGGGTATTTCTATTCTTCCCATCACCTTCCTTTCAgtaccatcaaatgctctcactatattcTGGCATGATTTCATGTGAGAGCTATCCACCGGTAACCTATTTAAGGTGGATAGGGGTAAAACATTCAAGGCTGACCCATTATCAATTAGCACTCCTCCTAACGCATACTCCCCGCAACGGGCAGTGATATGTAATGCTTTGGTGGCTCCTCTTCCCCCCGGCGGTACttcatcatcattaaagaaaatgaaattgtcgGCACTGATATTGTTAACCAAGTGGTCCAACTTATTCACTGAGATATCGTGAGcgacataagtttcatttagcacCTTAATCAACGCATTACGATGTATCTCTGAACTTATAAGCAATTCAAGCACCGAGATACGAGCCGGTTGTTTATGCAATTGTTCTACCACACTGTACTCGCTATGTTtcaagaattttagaaattctcTAGCCTCATTTTCAGTTACCGGCTGATTGACACGCAGTTTAATTTTGTCTGTTTTTACTTTTCCCAACTCAACTGCTAAGGCTTTTCCTTTTCCAAATTCCACTCTCGCGTTTGCTGGATCATAGCGTTTTCCACTTCGTGTATAGAATCTTTCGTCCTATCCTGAAGCGTTTACCAAGCTCTCTTTCCCTGGAATTGTCACATTGCAGTCGTAATTCCAAGGAACCTTTTTGCTATCCTCGTAAGGAAAGGATACAGGTTTCTGGATTATGACCTTTGGCGCTATTTGAATTCTAGATTCTCTGCTCATtggttttgaaataattaccaCTGGGTGACTAGCCTTTTGGGCTTTCCCCGTGGATCCTTCTTCTGCAGCATAAACTTCTCCTTCTTCTAGTCCATTAATCTCTTCATAAAATTCCAACTCTTTGTTATCCATTAAGT of Gossypium raimondii isolate GPD5lz chromosome 3, ASM2569854v1, whole genome shotgun sequence contains these proteins:
- the LOC105796013 gene encoding LOW QUALITY PROTEIN: uncharacterized protein LOC105796013 (The sequence of the model RefSeq protein was modified relative to this genomic sequence to represent the inferred CDS: substituted 3 bases at 3 genomic stop codons), whose translation is MEQKLEKLERLQKEMQDQWQVQMKEHVEKIQKDMVQKMKESQDDLMTKLTQLITKGADKGKGPVICDEEENNDEPLFPPGFTPPHAQVQTEPHPRRLSVSIRPQHLQGDASIPKNLQVGSGSSPGNNLVNFVVPDFDELAEKDKVKEELPKQFEEKWKWIEEKFRAIESIDSYRGIDAKDLSLVPDLVLPYKFKMPKFEKYNGTSCPEAHITMFCRRMTGYINNDQLLIHCFQDSLTGAALKWYNQLSXTKIATWRDLAQAFMRKYNHVSEMMPDRITLQNLEKKSNESFRQYAQRWREVVVQVQPPLLEKEMTTLFINTLKAPFITHMLGSASKNFSDIIMNGEMIEHAIKSGRIDGGENNKRTAPRKRENEVNNVNAYDKSITVSQPRKAVINQLGSSKQESGMRQNTEKPQFTPIPMTYKELYQNLFNVYVVAPRYLSPLQPPYPNWYDINAQCDYHTGISGHSIENCTAFKKVVEGLIKLGVVKFGDSPNTESPLPNHDEGVNAIIENGGRRVKANIAEIRTPLNGTMVQNLMDNKELEFYEEINGLEEGEVYAAEEGSTGKAQKASHPVVIISKPMSRESRIQIAPKVIIQKPVSFPYEDSKKVPWNYDCNVTIPGKESLPVTENEAREFLKFLKHSEYSVVEQLHKQPARISVLELLISSEIHRNALIKVLNETYVAHDISVNKLDHLVNNISADNFIFFNDDEVPPGGRGATKALHITARCGEYALGGVLIDNGSALNVLPLSTLNRLPVDSSHMKSCQNIVRAFDGTERKVMGRIEIPLLIGPNTYEVDFLVMDIKPSYNCLLGRLWIHLAGAVPSSLHQKLKLVTEGRLITIDDEEDIIASVTSDAPYLGTDDETVECFFRSLEFVNATSVIEGKKIPMPSISRATRIGLQMTVGKGAILGRGLGRCLQGRIEAPVLKDKQDRFGLGFKPNAKQRRKESRDINDMSNSTIDLGNPFDQDVCLEESQDFEDNIDCNLFPDLLRMEEQEEKQIIPHKETVETVTLEEGKMVKIGTCITEEVKQDLIELLREFKDVFAWSYQDMPGLNTDIVVHRLPKKEDCKPVQQKLRRMRPDVVLKIKEEVQKXFDARFLQVVKYSEWVANIVSVPKKDGKVRMCVDYRDLNKASPKDNFPLPHIDTLVDNTAGHSLFSFMDGFSGYNQIKMHPEDMKKTTFITLWGTFCYKVMPFGLKNAGETYQRAMVTLFHDMMHKELEVYVDDMIAKSNTEEEHVQVLKKLFMRLRKFQLKLNPAKCTFGVRSGKLLGFVVSERGIEIDLDKVRAIQELPPPRTQKEVXGFLGRQNYIARFISQLTEKCDPIFRLLKKHNPGVWDEECQKNFEKVKHYLSNAPLLMPPCPDKLLILYLVVFENSMGCVLGQHDETGRKQRAIYYLSKKFTECETRYSPIEKLCCALIWTTRRLRQYMLYHTAWLISKLDPLKYLMESIALNGRMARWQILLSEFDIVYVNQKAVKGSAIADFLASRALEDYEPLNFDFPNEDLMYVATIEKDFQEGGPWKLNFDGASNAIGNGIGAVLVSPSGDHYPFTSKLDFDCTNNMAEYEACIMGIRVAIEQKIKVLEIYGDSALVIYQLKGEWETRDPKLVRYRKLVMELIEEFDSVTFSYLPRYENQMADALATLASMFKVNRLEDMKPIQISIYEAPAHCWNIDNEGEKDDHPWYHDILRYVKSREYPDHATENDKKTLRRLAIDYVLDGDILYKRGKDQVLLRCVDAVEAKEILEEVHEGICGTHANGFTMARQIMRTSAGATPFSLVYGMEAILPLEVEIPSLRVLAELKLDEAEWIQSRYDQLNLVEEKRLKSIRHGQMYQKRIMRAYNKKAFSGGALILSEMDGKSLPIL